The following are encoded together in the Strongyloides ratti genome assembly S_ratti_ED321, chromosome : 2 genome:
- a CDS encoding Tetratricopeptide-like helical domain and Tetratricopeptide repeat-containing domain and Tetratricopeptide repeat-containing protein, which produces MIRRISNLRRIFTTGLYHTRMLSSFSVNTQCTNNQGGSYNKNDDEKVNSKFSGNVVLYASILMTLKSFFGIEKLPINDDPIRELVKKAWFCTQDGKFDEAIEILEEAVKLAFEIKDEKLVTRIYSELGDVYYKMNNNEKANEYYKITLQRYIEFHKYTDNHPAFILTSIKLATVYADEGDIDSAELGYKHCIKKQMANVDEHLKKYLVSHGAYAQENNIVDARSFEFSDPLALYGYSLNTYAHFLINYRDESRLTEAEECMDESLKIAYTIYGSTSFHLINILNNFSSDCMRKKYYTLARKYLEIGINRVINLTNNNDLIVEFYCNYARTLYETGENEKAKEYAEKAVSFSKNSNENIQNNIMISCQFNGSFLERNYLYFICKLVTTLQKWIKVDEEKTLYTKTKSCAKKIATKTGDKIIEAVAMRTSFNVSPSKSDTSLIIKTANINLNKDTKQQSQKKVVYQKSDINFELQDQKRNEEIDENLKKRLNEAVEIVSQLNNITDWNFNIKKVSPKCKSVHGEIDYIENKTTAAKKYLKLSK; this is translated from the exons atgATTAGAAGAATTAGTAATTTACGTAGAATTTTTACAACGGGTTTATATCATACAAGAATGTTATCTTCCTTCTCAGTAAATACTCAATGTACTAATAATCAAGGAGGTAgttataacaaaaatgacGATGAAAAGGTAAACTCAAAGTTTTCGGGAAATGTAGTTTTATATGCATCAATACTCATGacattaaaaagtttttttggAATTGAAAAACTTCCTATAAATGATGATCCTATACGTGAATTGGTCAAAAAAGCTTGGTTTTGTACACAAGATGGTAAATTTGATGAAGCAATAGAAATCTTGGAAGAAGCAGTAAAATTGGcttttgaaataaaagatGAAAAATTAGTTACAAGAATTTATTCTGAGCTTGGTgatgtttattataaaatgaataacaATGAAAAAGCTAATGAATATTATAAGATAACTCTTCAACGTTACATAGAATTTCATAAATATACTGATAATCATCCTGCTTTTATATTGACATCTATTAAATTAGCAACTGTCTATGCTGATGAAGGTGATATTGACTCTGCTGAATTAGGATATAAacattgtataaaaaaacaaatggCTAATGTTGATGAGcatcttaaaaaatatttagtttcTCATGGTGCTTATGCacaagaaaataatattgttgatgCTCGATCTTTTGAATTTTCAGATCCATTAGCTTTATATGGTTATAGTTTAAACACTTATGCACattttttg ataaattatcGTGATGAAAGTAGATTAACAGAAGCTGAAGAATGTATGGATGAATCATTGAAAATAGCTTATACAATTTATGGATCAACAagttttcatttaattaatattttaaataattttagttcAGATTGTatgagaaaaaaatattatactttagctagaaaatatttagaaattgGTATTAATAGAGTTATCAATTTAACAAACAATAATGATTTAATAGTtgaattttattgtaattatgCAAGAACATTATATGAGACAGGTGAAAATGAAAAAGCAAAAGAATATGCTGAGAAAGCAGTatctttttctaaaaatagtaatgaaaatattcaGAA taatataatGATTTCTTGTCAATTTAATGGTTCATTTTTggaaagaaattatttatattttatttgtaaactTGTGACAACTCTTCAAAAATGGATAAAAGTTGATGAAGAAAAAACATTGTATACAAAAACTAAATCTTGTGCTAAGAAAATAGCTACAAAGACTggagataaaattattgaagcAG TAGCAATGAGAACATCATTTAATGTTTCACCAAGTAAATCAGATACATCACTAATTATTAAGACAGCAAACATCAATCTTAACAAAGATACAAAACAACAATctcaaaaaaaagtagtatACCAAAAATCTGATATAAATTTCGAATTACAAGAccaaaaaagaaatgaagaaattgatgaaaacttaaaaaaaaggttaaATGAAGCTGTTGAAATTGTATcccaattaaataatataacagaTTGGaatttcaatataaaaaaagtttctcCAAAATGTAAATCTGTTCATGGTGAAATTgattatattgaaaataaaacaacagctgcaaaaaaatatctaaaattatcaaaataa
- a CDS encoding FeS cluster biogenesis domain and Ribosomal protein L27 family and FeS cluster insertion protein family-containing protein → MTSKMVSVPTKNLIFTSIRTLLRPPANIPFQGVYRQNGETVLKDELLIVQKRFNWHPGRNVYFEIDRSFCLIKAMFDGKVLFSREKVDLDMTIPEIKKEYGSQITEDLYKLTVNVIPFEEKVQGGGCSGFEYKFRFDNILNKNQDLVFGDNDAKVVVDDISMEYLKGATVDYVSELLRTSFKIVKNPIAEKGCSCGSSFAPRLD, encoded by the exons atgacTTCTAAAATGGTATCAGTGCCTACaaagaatttaatatttacatcTATCAGAACATTATTGCGGCCACCAGCAAATATACCATTTCAAGGTGTATATAGACAGAATGGTGAGACAGTCTTAAAAGATGAATTATTAATTGTTCAAAAACGATTCAATTGGCATCCAGGAAGAAAT gtatattttgaaatagaTAGATCATTTTGCCTAATAAAAGCAATGTTTGATGGCAAAGTTTTATTCAGTCGGGAGAAGGTTGATCTTGATATGACAATACCAGAAATTAAGAAGGAGTATGGATCACAGATTACAGAAGatctttataaattaacTGTTAATGTAATTCCTTTTGAAGAGA AAGTTCAAGGTGGTGGATGTTCGGGatttgaatataaatttagatttgataatattcttaataaaaatcaagATTTAGTTTTTGGTGATAATGATGCTAAAGTTGTTGTAGATGAT atTAGTATGGAATATTTAAAAGGTGCAACAGTAGATTATGTTTCAGAATTATTACGgacatcttttaaaatagttaaaaatccAATTGCTGAAAAGGGTTGTTCTTGTGGATCGAGTTTTGCTCCACGATTAGattaa
- a CDS encoding 39S ribosomal protein L47, mitochondrial, translated as MLRNVGKLLNFNKKLINPIIKRSFNKDASYEKLGLFKEFFDEPKNWDLEDIPRSRRPGREWTIDELRLKSNTDLHKLWPFPNDERNDRVKMSMENIEEVISERNNAFYELETGLPATPRKRRVTSFLGFTYEKQVEEHALPNEITKQKEYEIPYLDEDAYIMQKLWNEKKYWQDIELGNMKVLEDQKNESQVKYLRSLRKTYNDISQVKGLRYK; from the exons atgttaAGGAATGTtggaaaattattaaa tttcaataaaaaattaataaatccAATAATAAAGAGATCATTCAATAAGGATGCATCTTATGAAAAATTAggattatttaaagaattttttgatGAGCCAAAAAATTGGGATCTTGAAGATATACCTAGGTCTAGAAGACCAGGAAGAGAATGGACTATTGATGAGTTGCGGCTTAAAAGCAACACTGATCTTCATAAATTATG GCCATTTCCTAATGATGAAAGAAATGATCGTGTTAAAATG AGTATGGAAAATATTGAAGAAGTTATCAGTGAAAGAAATAATGCTTTTTATGAATTAGAGACAGGATTACCAGCAACTCCAAGAAAAAGACGTGTTACAAGTTTTCTTGGTTTTACATATGAAAAACAAGTTGAAGAACATGCTTTACCAAATGAAATTACAAAACAAAAGGAATATGAAATTCCTTATCTGGATGAGGATGCTTATATTATGCAAAAATTATGGAATGAAAAGAAGTATTGGCAAGATATTGAATTAGGTAACATGAAAGTTTTGGAAGATCAAAAGAATGAGAGTcaagtaaaatatttgagAAGTTTAAGAAAAACATATAATGATATATCTCAAGTTAAAGGattaagatataaataa